In a single window of the Cucumis melo cultivar AY chromosome 11, USDA_Cmelo_AY_1.0, whole genome shotgun sequence genome:
- the LOC103502105 gene encoding nuclear transcription factor Y subunit B-3, translating to MADSDNESGGHNSNANSELSAKEQDRFLPIANVSRIMKKALPANAKISKDAKETVQECVSEFISFITGEASDKCQREKRKTINGDDLLWAMTTLGFEEYVEPLKTYLQKYREMEGEKSTMGRQGEKDGGGGGPGGSGGGVNSSGTAAGGAGGGYNGVGGMYGGVMMMGHHQGGVYGGAGFHHMGIGGGKGGSGASGTGHR from the coding sequence ATGGCGGATTCAGATAACGAATCGGGAGGTCACAACAGCAACGCTAACAGCGAGCTATCGGCGAAGGAGCAGGACAGATTCTTGCCGATAGCGAACGTGAGCAGGATCATGAAGAAGGCGTTACCAGCAAACGCAAAAATCTCAAAAGATGCAAAAGAAACAGTACAAGAGTGTGTATCGGAGTTCATAAGCTTCATAACAGGAGAAGCATCGGACAAGTGCCAAAGAGAGAAAAGGAAGACAATCAACGGCGATGATTTGCTGTGGGCCATGACCACGCTTGGATTCGAAGAGTATGTGGAACCGCTCAAGACTTATCTTCAAAAGTACAGGGAAATGGAAGGGGAAAAGAGCACTATGGGGAGACAAGGGGAGAAAGACGGTGGTGGTGGTGGGCCCGGCGGCAGTGGTGGAGGAGTCAACTCTTCTGGTACTGCTGCTGGTGGCGCCGGTGGTGGATACAACGGAGTGGGTGGAATGTATGGTGGGGTAATGATGATGGGTCATCATCAGGGAGGCGTTTATGGTGGTGCTGGATTTCATCATATGGGAATTGGCGGCGGGAAAGGAGGAAGTGGTGCTTCCGGCACCGGGCACCGGTAG